In one window of Pieris brassicae chromosome 10, ilPieBrab1.1, whole genome shotgun sequence DNA:
- the LOC123715240 gene encoding trypsin, alkaline B-like encodes MVCKTLCFMLAALYAASAAPEGRITGGADVDISEVPYMVSLVYHYPRPNIYIQRCVGSLISSWHILTVAYCFTGAIQDNFTLRAGSSTSLSGGVTSTIQQVIQHPDYVATPRQNDIAIVFAKEPFRITNVVNSLRLPPQTFTLADGAIGVVTGWGFDKEQDNGGTQHESLKKIELRKVPASTCTSAFSDVEDVSITDTVFCASETDKGICFGDAGAPFVSTVYNSKALVGVSSYYQDCGSTYPDIFVRVEKYSNWILEVAVAPSGRRVVEGDTPAIA; translated from the exons CGTCAGCAGCTCCAGAAGGCCGCATCACAGGCGGGGCTGACGTTGATATTAGCGAGGTACCTTATATGGTATCTCTGGTTTACCATTACCCAAGACCCAACATCTACATTCAGCGCTGCGTGGGAAGCCTCATCTCTTCCTGGCACATACTTACCGTGGCTTATTGTTTTAC tggAGCGATCCAAGACAACTTCACACTGCGAGCGGGATCTTCTACTAGTCTTTCGGGGGGCGTTACTTCCACCATCCAGCAAGTTATACAGCATCCAGACTACGTAGCGACCCCGAGACAAAACGACATAGCAATTGTATTTGCAAAAGAACCGTTCAGAATCACAAATGTAGTAAACAGTTTACGTCTCCCACCACAGACATTTACTCTGGCTGATGGTGCCATTGGCGTAGTGACCGGATGGGGATTCGATAAG gaGCAAGACAATGGTGGCACTCAGCATGAATcccttaaaaaaattgagttgAGAAAAGTACCTGCAAGTACATGTACTTCTGCCTTCTCTGATGTTGAGGACGTTTCCATTACTGACA CCGTTTTCTGTGCGTCTGAAACAGACAAGGGAATATGCTTTGGCGACGCCGGCGCACCTTTCGTATCAACAGTATACAACAGTAAAGCATTAGTAGGTGTTTCTTCCTACTACCAGGACTGCGGATCAACGTATCCGGATATTTTCGTCCGCGTGGAGAAATACTCCAATTGGATTTTGGAAGTTGCTGTGGCACCCAGCGGTAGACGTGTTGTGGAAGGCGACACGCCCGCCATTGCCTAA